In one window of Macrotis lagotis isolate mMagLag1 chromosome 5, bilby.v1.9.chrom.fasta, whole genome shotgun sequence DNA:
- the GPR55 gene encoding G-protein coupled receptor 55 yields the protein MNPGNQSKDCSFDEVDILMNTVQLCVYIPTFFLGLFLNLLAIYNFAFSLKEYPEYKSTLIYMINLAVFDLLLVLSLPFKMVLSQHPAPISSLCTTVECLYFVSMYGSVFMITFISFDRFMSIRYPMKVKTIRSPRNIVIVCSSIWFLVLICSIPIYKFHEEAKNPKCFHNMSDGAWDVSAIVPLEVIGFIIPMAVVCFCSFCSIHILLGMQDQKNTLTGQKAHIICSIGTSLAVFVVSFLPVHLCIFLQFLVRNDFIQDCGTKKDVSFALQLALCLSNINCCLDAFCYYFVSKEFRTKFMNHRKHSKNSSTEEQNQKFQREISKIKEDRGWIITENEISAKT from the coding sequence ATGAATCCTGGGAACCAAAGCAAGGATTGTTCCTTCGATGAAGTCGACATTCTGATGAATACAGTGCAGCTCTGTGTGTACATTCCCACTTTTTTCCTGGGTTTGTTTCTCAATCTTCTGGCTATCTACAATTTTGCCTTCTCCCTGAAAGAATACCCCGAGTATAAGTCTACTTTAATCTACATGATCAACTTGGCAGTCTTTGACCTGCTGCTTgtactctctcttcctttcaagATGGTGCTTTCTCAACACCCTGCCCCAATATCCTCTCTCTGTACCACAGTTGAGTGTCTCTACTTTGTCAGCATGTATGGGAGCGTCTTCATGATCACCTTCATCAGCTTTGACCGCTTTATGTCTATCAGATACCCAATGAAAGTCAAAACCATCCGCTCTCCAAGAAACATCGTAATAGTCTGCAGTTCCATCTGGTTTCTGGTGTTGATCTGCAGCATCCCCATCTATAAATTTCATGAAgaagcaaaaaaccccaaatgctTCCACAACATGTCTGATGGTGCCTGGGATGTCTCGGCCATTGTCCCCCTGGAAGTCATTGGCTTCATCATTCCCATGGCCGTGGTCTGTTTCTGCTCCTTCTGCAGCATCCACATCCTACTGGGCATGCAGGACCAGAAAAATACTTTGACTGGGCAGAAGGCTCACATCATCTGCTCCATTGGCACTAGCCTGGCAGTCTTTGTGGTCTCCTTCCTGCCTGTCCACCTTTGCATCTTCCTGCAGTTCCTGGTAAGGAATGACTTCATCCAAGACTGTGGCACCAAGAAGGACGTCAGTTTTGCCCTGCAGCTGGCCTTGTGCCTCTCCAACATCAACTGCTGTCTGGATGCATTTTGCTACTATTTTGTCAGCAAAGAATTTAGGACAAAGTTTATGAATCACCGCAAGCATTCAAAGAATTCATCAACAGAAGAGCAAAACCAGAAATTTCAAAGGGAAATCTCTAAGATAAAAGAGGACAGGGGGTGGATTATTACAGAAAATGAGATATCAGccaagacttga